The following proteins are encoded in a genomic region of Synechococcus sp. CBW1002:
- the ruvA gene encoding Holliday junction branch migration protein RuvA, with product MIGWLQGQVSDPWQQGARCGLLLLCQGVGYEVQLSQRHWRELPSAGSRLSLHIHHAIRDDAWTLYGFPQRQERDLFRELVAVSGVGPQMALGLLGAMAAEELARAIVQADLRQLSSAPGVGKRTAERLSVELRSRLQERFADLLDGVVDGFDDWAESPTAGAEGAATALVASTRSEVEQTLEALGYEVLEIHRALRAVAASDAAAVAQGELGLCGDAETWLAACLRWLSRPAA from the coding sequence ATGATCGGTTGGCTGCAAGGGCAGGTGAGCGATCCCTGGCAGCAGGGGGCGCGCTGCGGATTGCTGCTGCTCTGCCAGGGCGTGGGCTATGAGGTGCAACTGAGCCAGCGGCACTGGCGGGAGCTGCCGTCGGCTGGGTCGCGGCTCAGCCTGCACATCCATCACGCCATCCGGGACGATGCCTGGACGCTCTACGGCTTCCCCCAACGGCAGGAGCGCGACCTGTTCCGAGAGCTGGTGGCCGTGAGTGGCGTGGGCCCGCAGATGGCCCTGGGGTTGCTGGGTGCGATGGCGGCCGAGGAGCTGGCCCGCGCCATCGTCCAGGCGGATCTGCGCCAGCTCAGCAGTGCCCCCGGGGTGGGCAAGCGCACGGCGGAGCGGTTGTCGGTGGAACTGCGGAGCCGTTTGCAGGAGCGCTTCGCTGACCTGCTGGACGGCGTGGTGGATGGCTTCGACGACTGGGCGGAGAGTCCGACCGCTGGAGCGGAGGGCGCGGCGACGGCCCTGGTCGCGTCCACCCGCAGCGAGGTGGAGCAGACGCTCGAGGCCCTCGGTTATGAGGTGCTGGAGATTCACCGGGCCCTGCGGGCCGTGGCGGCCAGTGATGCCGCCGCTGTTGCCCAGGGCGAGCTCGGCCTCTGCGGCGACGCCGAGACCTGGCTGGCGGCCTGCCTGCGCTGGCTGTCGCGGCCAGCGGCCTGA
- the rpsO gene encoding 30S ribosomal protein S15, translating to MPLNTIQKQELINSHQTHGTDTGSVEVQVAMLSERISQLSGHLQKNIHDFSSRQGLLKMIGRRKRLLAYLRSNSEDRYTSLIATLGIRG from the coding sequence ATGCCGCTCAACACCATCCAGAAGCAGGAACTGATCAACAGCCATCAGACCCACGGCACCGACACGGGTTCGGTCGAAGTGCAGGTGGCGATGCTGAGCGAGCGCATCAGTCAGCTCAGCGGACACCTGCAGAAGAACATCCACGATTTCTCCTCCCGCCAGGGTCTGCTGAAGATGATCGGTCGCCGCAAGCGGCTGCTCGCCTACCTGCGCAGCAACAGCGAGGATCGCTACACCTCTCTGATCGCCACCCTCGGCATCCGCGGCTGA
- a CDS encoding PAM68 family protein, translating into MARQGQPKPFEPRGSRKPAKATAKSSISPKASGSAKASRGQQAIPEMVANRMARRIAIATGIPSALGMGVFVASYFLVSRGVVDIAPALTLVTSGAFFLLGLVGLSYGVLSSSWEDVPGSLLGLEQIRVNLGRLRQSVRAMRQGSPAE; encoded by the coding sequence ATGGCCCGCCAGGGACAGCCCAAGCCGTTTGAGCCCCGCGGGTCCAGGAAGCCTGCAAAGGCCACTGCCAAATCCTCAATCAGCCCTAAAGCCTCGGGCAGCGCCAAAGCCTCCCGTGGTCAGCAGGCCATTCCTGAGATGGTGGCTAATCGCATGGCCCGTCGTATCGCCATTGCCACCGGCATTCCCTCCGCTCTTGGCATGGGGGTGTTCGTGGCCAGTTATTTTCTGGTCAGCCGAGGTGTGGTGGACATCGCTCCCGCCCTCACCCTGGTGACTTCCGGAGCGTTTTTCCTGCTGGGTCTGGTCGGCCTGAGCTACGGCGTTCTGTCTTCCAGCTGGGAAGATGTGCCGGGCAGCCTGCTGGGGCTGGAGCAGATCCGCGTCAATCTCGGACGACTGCGTCAGTCTGTGCGGGCCATGCGTCAGGGCAGCCCGGCTGAGTGA
- a CDS encoding DNA polymerase III subunit alpha: protein MAFVPLHNHSDYSLLDGASQLPAMVERAVELGMPALALTDHGVMYGAIELLKLCKGAGIKPIIGNEMYVINGSIEDPQPKKERRYHLVVLAKNATGYRNLVKLTSISHLRGMRGRGIFSRACIDKQLLQLYSEGLIVATACLGGEIPQAILRGRPDVAREVAGWYQSVFGDDFYLEIQDHGGIEDRIVNTGIAAIGAELGIPLVATNDAHYLSVGDVEAHDALLCVLTGKLITDEKRLRYTGTEYIKSEAEMRQLFSDHLEPAVIEAAIANTAKVADKVEDYDILGRYQMPRFPIPEGHTAVSYLTAVAEQGLRARLKLAEGDGFDPTYGERLAFELQVMEQMGFPTYFLVVWDYIRFARDNGIPVGPGRGSAAGSLVAYALGITNIDPVTNGLLFERFLNPERKSMPDIDTDFCIERRGEVIEYVTRRYGEEKVAQIITFNRMTSKAVLKDVARVLDIPYGEADRLAKLIPVVRGKPAKLKEMIGPESPAPEFREKYENDPKVKHWVDLARRIEGTNKTFGVHAAGVVIAADPLDELVPLQRNNDGQVITQYFMEDVESMGLLKMDFLGLKNLTMIEKTLDLVQQSCGERIDPDDLPPADEGTFALLARGDLEGIFQLESSGMRQIVRDLKPSSLEDISSILALYRPGPLDAGLIPKFINRKHGREAIDFAHETLKPILNETYGIMVYQEQIMKIAQDLAGYSLGEADLLRRAMGKKKKSEMEKHQSLFVQGATERGVDPKLAEALFEQMVLFAEYCFNKSHSTAYGAVTYQTAYLKAHYPVAYMAALLTVNAGDSSKVQRYIANCNAMGIEVMPPDVNASGIDFTPVGDRILFGLSAVRNLGDGAIRQLLEARGSDGAFRSLADLCDRIPSQQLNRRALEALIHCGALDALEPSANRAQLMADLDLVLDWASSRAKDRASGQGNLFDLLGGGLASGGAAQDSTAAGGSTGSDLSTAPKAAPVKDYPPTEKLRLEKDLVGFYLSDHPLKQLAQQVKLLSPVSLAALEEQADKAKVSAVVMVPELRQVTTRKGDRMAVLQLEDLTGSCEAVVFPKSYARLADHLMVDARLLIWGSIDRRDDRVQLIVDDCRSIEDLQLLLVELPAEAAADIGVQHRLRECLQRHRPPQDEAGLRVPVVAVVRQAEKTLYVRLGHQFCVADAEAAVATLGSADFRATLRSPLKAG from the coding sequence TTGGCCTTCGTCCCTCTCCACAACCACAGCGACTACAGCCTGCTGGACGGGGCCAGTCAGCTGCCGGCGATGGTGGAGAGGGCTGTGGAGCTGGGTATGCCCGCCCTGGCCCTCACAGATCACGGTGTGATGTACGGCGCGATCGAGCTGCTGAAGCTCTGCAAGGGCGCCGGCATCAAGCCGATCATCGGCAATGAGATGTATGTGATCAACGGTTCGATCGAGGATCCACAGCCGAAGAAGGAGCGCCGTTACCACCTGGTGGTGCTGGCCAAGAACGCCACCGGCTACCGCAACCTGGTGAAGCTCACCAGCATCAGCCACCTGCGCGGCATGCGAGGCCGCGGCATCTTTTCACGCGCCTGCATCGACAAGCAGCTGCTGCAGCTATACAGCGAGGGACTGATCGTGGCTACCGCCTGCCTCGGCGGCGAAATCCCCCAGGCGATCCTGCGGGGCCGGCCCGATGTGGCGCGGGAGGTGGCGGGCTGGTACCAGAGCGTCTTCGGAGACGATTTCTACCTCGAGATCCAGGACCACGGCGGCATCGAAGACCGGATCGTCAATACCGGCATCGCCGCGATCGGTGCCGAGCTGGGAATTCCGCTGGTGGCCACCAACGATGCCCACTACCTCAGCGTGGGGGATGTGGAAGCGCACGATGCGCTGCTCTGCGTGCTCACCGGCAAGCTGATCACCGACGAGAAGCGGCTGCGCTACACCGGCACCGAATACATCAAGAGCGAGGCGGAAATGCGCCAGCTCTTCAGCGATCACCTCGAGCCGGCGGTGATCGAGGCGGCGATCGCCAACACCGCCAAGGTGGCCGACAAAGTGGAGGACTACGACATCCTCGGCCGCTACCAGATGCCCCGCTTTCCGATCCCGGAGGGGCACACGGCCGTGAGCTATCTCACCGCCGTGGCTGAGCAGGGCCTGCGGGCGCGGCTGAAGCTGGCCGAGGGAGACGGCTTCGATCCCACCTACGGCGAGCGCCTCGCCTTCGAACTGCAGGTGATGGAGCAGATGGGCTTCCCCACCTACTTCCTGGTGGTGTGGGACTACATCCGCTTCGCCCGAGACAACGGCATCCCAGTGGGTCCGGGGCGGGGATCGGCCGCCGGATCCCTGGTGGCCTACGCCCTGGGGATCACCAACATCGACCCGGTCACCAACGGTCTGCTGTTCGAGCGCTTCCTCAACCCGGAACGCAAGTCAATGCCGGATATTGACACCGACTTCTGCATCGAGCGCCGCGGTGAGGTGATCGAGTACGTGACCCGCCGCTACGGCGAGGAGAAGGTGGCGCAGATCATCACCTTCAACCGCATGACCTCGAAGGCGGTGCTCAAGGACGTGGCCCGCGTGCTCGACATTCCCTATGGCGAAGCCGACCGCCTGGCGAAGCTGATCCCGGTGGTGCGGGGTAAACCCGCCAAGCTGAAGGAGATGATCGGACCCGAATCACCGGCGCCGGAGTTCCGCGAGAAGTACGAGAACGACCCGAAGGTGAAGCACTGGGTGGATCTGGCCCGCCGGATCGAAGGCACCAACAAGACCTTCGGCGTCCATGCCGCGGGCGTTGTGATCGCCGCCGATCCCCTCGATGAGCTGGTGCCACTGCAGCGGAACAACGATGGTCAGGTGATCACCCAGTACTTCATGGAGGATGTGGAGTCGATGGGGCTGCTGAAGATGGACTTCCTCGGCCTCAAGAATCTCACCATGATCGAGAAGACGCTCGATCTGGTGCAGCAGAGCTGTGGCGAACGCATCGATCCCGACGATCTGCCGCCCGCCGATGAAGGCACCTTCGCGCTGCTGGCCCGCGGAGATCTGGAGGGCATCTTCCAGCTGGAATCGAGCGGTATGCGGCAGATCGTGCGCGACCTCAAGCCCTCATCCCTTGAAGACATCTCCTCGATCCTGGCCCTGTACCGACCAGGGCCTCTGGATGCGGGCCTGATCCCCAAATTCATCAACCGCAAGCATGGCCGCGAAGCGATCGACTTCGCCCACGAGACCCTGAAGCCGATTCTGAACGAAACCTACGGGATCATGGTCTATCAGGAGCAGATCATGAAGATCGCCCAGGACCTGGCCGGCTACTCCCTCGGTGAGGCCGATCTGCTGCGGCGGGCGATGGGCAAGAAGAAAAAGAGCGAGATGGAAAAGCACCAGAGCCTCTTCGTGCAGGGTGCCACGGAACGCGGAGTCGATCCGAAGCTCGCCGAAGCGCTGTTTGAGCAGATGGTGCTGTTCGCCGAATACTGCTTCAACAAGAGCCACTCCACCGCCTACGGCGCGGTGACCTACCAGACCGCCTATCTCAAGGCCCACTACCCGGTGGCCTACATGGCGGCGCTGCTCACGGTGAATGCCGGCGACAGCAGCAAGGTGCAGCGCTACATCGCCAACTGCAACGCCATGGGCATCGAAGTGATGCCGCCGGATGTGAATGCCTCCGGCATCGATTTCACCCCCGTGGGTGATCGCATCCTCTTCGGCCTCTCGGCCGTGCGCAACCTCGGCGATGGCGCCATCCGCCAGTTGCTTGAGGCCCGCGGCAGCGATGGAGCCTTCCGCTCCCTGGCGGATCTCTGCGACCGGATCCCCTCCCAGCAGCTCAACCGCCGCGCTCTGGAGGCCCTGATCCACTGCGGTGCTCTCGACGCGCTCGAACCCAGCGCCAACCGGGCCCAGCTGATGGCGGATCTGGATCTGGTGCTCGACTGGGCCAGTTCCCGCGCCAAGGACCGGGCCAGCGGCCAGGGCAATCTGTTCGACCTGCTCGGTGGTGGCCTGGCCAGTGGTGGTGCCGCGCAAGACAGCACCGCAGCCGGCGGTTCGACGGGCAGCGACCTCAGCACCGCCCCCAAGGCGGCCCCCGTGAAGGACTATCCCCCCACCGAGAAGCTGCGGCTGGAAAAGGATCTGGTGGGGTTCTATCTGTCCGACCACCCGCTCAAGCAGCTGGCCCAGCAGGTGAAGTTGCTGTCACCGGTGAGCCTGGCGGCCCTGGAGGAGCAGGCGGACAAGGCCAAGGTGAGTGCGGTGGTGATGGTGCCGGAGCTGCGTCAGGTCACCACCCGCAAGGGCGATCGCATGGCGGTCCTGCAGCTGGAGGATCTCACCGGCAGTTGCGAGGCGGTGGTGTTCCCCAAGAGCTACGCGCGGCTCGCCGATCACCTGATGGTGGATGCGCGGCTGCTGATCTGGGGCTCGATCGACCGGCGCGACGACCGGGTTCAGCTGATCGTGGACGACTGTCGCAGCATCGAAGACCTGCAACTGCTGCTGGTGGAGCTGCCCGCCGAGGCCGCTGCCGACATTGGTGTGCAGCATCGGCTGCGCGAATGTCTGCAGCGCCACCGTCCGCCCCAGGACGAAGCGGGGTTGCGGGTGCCGGTGGTGGCGGTGGTGCGACAGGCCGAGAAAACCCTCTATGTGCGCCTGGGCCACCAGTTCTGTGTGGCCGATGCAGAAGCTGCCGTCGCCACCCTGGGCTCGGCAGACTTCCGAGCGACGTTGCGCTCTCCCCTCAAGGCGGGGTAG
- the gatA gene encoding Asp-tRNA(Asn)/Glu-tRNA(Gln) amidotransferase subunit GatA, which yields MGIAAWREQLNSGEVSARELTDHHLARIKAVDPAIHAFLEVTADRARADADRIDAARAAGEELPPLAGVPLAIKDNLCTKGIRTTCSSRMLESFVPPYESTVTERLWNAGGVLLGKTNLDEFAMGSSTETSAFGPSRNPWDPDCVPGGSSGGSSAAVAAGEGLAALGSDTGGSIRQPASFCGVVGLKPTYGRVSRWGLVAFASSLDQVGPFATSVADAAEILQVIAGADPRDATCLKAPVPDYLAALRQPVAGLRVGLVRECFEAEGLDPEVKASVMAAAAQLEALGCDLVDVSCPRFNDGIATYYVIAPSEASANLARYDGVKYGYRAEGTGSLAEMTSRSRAEGFGDEVQRRILIGTYALSAGYVDAFYKKAQQVRTLIRRDFNRAFETVDVLLTPTSPTTAFRFGAHSDDPLAMYLADLLTIPANMAGLPAISVPCGFDSKGLPIGLQLITGVLEEERLLQVAHHYEQAADVMASRPEAALVP from the coding sequence ATGGGGATCGCCGCATGGCGTGAGCAGCTGAACAGCGGCGAGGTGTCCGCCCGCGAGCTCACCGATCACCATCTGGCCCGCATCAAGGCCGTGGATCCCGCCATCCACGCCTTCCTCGAGGTGACCGCCGATCGCGCCCGCGCCGACGCGGATCGCATCGATGCGGCCCGGGCCGCGGGTGAGGAGCTCCCCCCCCTGGCTGGCGTTCCGCTGGCGATCAAGGACAACCTCTGCACCAAGGGGATCCGCACCACCTGCTCCAGCCGCATGCTGGAGAGCTTCGTTCCGCCCTATGAATCCACCGTCACCGAGCGGCTCTGGAACGCCGGCGGCGTGCTGCTCGGCAAGACCAACCTCGACGAGTTCGCCATGGGCAGCTCCACCGAGACCTCGGCCTTCGGACCCAGCCGCAATCCCTGGGACCCCGACTGCGTACCGGGCGGCAGCTCCGGTGGAAGCTCCGCCGCCGTGGCAGCCGGCGAAGGCCTTGCAGCCCTCGGCTCAGATACAGGTGGATCGATCCGCCAGCCCGCCTCCTTCTGCGGGGTGGTGGGTCTCAAGCCGACCTACGGCCGGGTGAGCCGCTGGGGGCTTGTGGCCTTCGCCAGTTCCCTCGATCAGGTGGGTCCGTTCGCCACCAGCGTGGCCGATGCGGCCGAGATCCTGCAGGTGATCGCCGGCGCCGACCCCCGCGATGCCACCTGCCTCAAGGCTCCTGTTCCCGATTACCTGGCCGCGCTGCGCCAGCCGGTGGCGGGCCTGCGGGTGGGCCTGGTGCGCGAGTGCTTCGAAGCCGAAGGGCTCGACCCGGAAGTGAAGGCCTCGGTGATGGCCGCCGCAGCCCAGCTCGAGGCCCTCGGCTGTGACCTGGTGGATGTGAGCTGCCCGCGCTTCAACGACGGCATCGCCACCTACTACGTGATCGCCCCCTCGGAGGCCAGCGCCAACCTGGCCCGTTACGACGGCGTCAAGTACGGCTACCGGGCCGAAGGAACGGGCAGCCTGGCCGAGATGACCTCCCGCAGCCGCGCCGAGGGCTTCGGCGACGAGGTGCAGCGCCGCATCCTGATCGGCACCTACGCGCTCTCGGCCGGCTACGTGGACGCCTTCTACAAGAAGGCCCAGCAGGTGCGCACCCTCATCCGCCGTGATTTCAATCGCGCCTTCGAGACGGTGGACGTGCTGCTCACCCCCACCTCCCCCACCACCGCCTTCCGCTTCGGTGCCCACAGCGACGACCCCCTGGCCATGTACCTGGCCGACCTGCTGACCATCCCGGCCAACATGGCCGGCCTGCCGGCGATCAGCGTTCCCTGCGGCTTCGATTCCAAGGGCCTGCCGATCGGCCTGCAGCTGATCACGGGCGTGCTGGAAGAGGAGCGCCTGCTGCAGGTGGCGCATCACTACGAGCAAGCCGCCGATGTGATGGCCAGCCGACCGGAAGCCGCCCTGGTGCCCTGA
- a CDS encoding DUF1816 domain-containing protein — translation MNPLLWPTRSVVNGLGLAWWARIETHDPEAVYWFGPFLRRRSLEAALPAFLADLSEEKPGSIEHELVRTHKSEPLTEFPDDGEGAD, via the coding sequence ATGAATCCCCTGCTCTGGCCCACGCGGAGTGTTGTGAATGGGCTGGGACTGGCCTGGTGGGCCCGGATCGAAACCCATGACCCCGAAGCCGTGTACTGGTTCGGCCCCTTCCTGCGGCGCCGTTCGCTGGAGGCCGCCCTGCCGGCCTTCCTCGCCGATCTGTCCGAAGAGAAGCCCGGATCGATCGAGCACGAGCTGGTACGCACCCACAAGAGCGAACCCCTGACCGAATTCCCCGACGACGGCGAGGGTGCCGACTGA
- the rlmB gene encoding 23S rRNA (guanosine(2251)-2'-O)-methyltransferase RlmB, with amino-acid sequence MSPRFDRQPDKSIGRGGRDGARDNGRDGGRESGRDGARDGGRDGERHPRFGRPRPGGAAGRGSWGGRTEARGEGSAAGRPDGRRPDARRIERSRPEGGRSEGRRPAGQGGRFEPRGQMRDRGGDRPFGKPPQRFAGRSDARDERGDRPERRPEGRSFERRPLEARGDDSTGELRRGMSRGEPRRFEGRAAGSSRFAAGGSRFGGGGSRSSSGGSRFAGGGSRFAGSSSRDGNRFSRPGHSDERPPASRQEPEPSGESESFGGDTPPDLLWGRHAAQAALESGRPIHRVWCTPEMRFSPKFLQLLREAKASGVLVEEVTWARLGQLTSGAVHQGIVLQTAAAETLDLPSLIEGCREIGEPPLLMALDSVTDPHNLGAIARSAEALGAHGLVLPQRRSAGLTGSVAKVAAGALEHLPVARVVNLNRALDTLKKEGYRVVGLASEGSVTLEEADLDGPLVIVTGSEGDGLSMLTRRSCDQLVRIPLRGATPSLNASVATALMLYEVARRSWMKTVLGSAPAPRIVRPALPSAAAVTMPAVSSEPELDDEDAPEAAASAQPVDSQGLIQEAINLVDTPDPDPADRSTLDLANSPLDTAELDPAPLEAAPPESAQLGSPLLGTVGHDAADLPMAGTSAALVHSGGSSAAEDHGLQDQGAGTPLEDPAPDALVSDDFTASETGDAYGAASGFDGDIRL; translated from the coding sequence ATGAGCCCACGGTTCGATCGCCAACCGGACAAATCCATCGGCCGGGGAGGACGGGACGGAGCACGGGACAACGGACGGGATGGCGGACGCGAGAGTGGACGGGACGGAGCCCGGGATGGCGGGCGCGACGGTGAGCGACATCCCCGCTTCGGCCGACCGCGCCCGGGAGGCGCCGCCGGTCGAGGCAGCTGGGGCGGACGCACAGAGGCTCGGGGCGAGGGGTCAGCGGCAGGTCGGCCTGATGGGCGGCGACCGGATGCGCGCCGAATCGAGCGAAGCCGGCCGGAAGGCGGCCGCAGCGAAGGGCGACGCCCCGCCGGCCAGGGAGGGCGTTTCGAGCCCCGCGGCCAGATGCGTGATCGCGGCGGCGATCGGCCCTTCGGCAAGCCGCCCCAGCGTTTCGCCGGCCGCAGCGATGCTCGCGACGAGCGCGGCGATCGGCCGGAGCGGCGGCCGGAAGGACGCAGCTTCGAACGACGGCCCTTGGAAGCCCGCGGCGACGACAGCACGGGCGAGCTGCGTCGTGGCATGAGTCGTGGGGAACCGCGCCGTTTCGAAGGGCGTGCAGCCGGCAGCAGCCGCTTTGCCGCCGGGGGTTCCCGCTTCGGTGGCGGCGGTTCGCGCTCCTCCAGCGGTGGCTCCCGCTTCGCCGGCGGCGGCTCCCGCTTCGCGGGCAGCAGCAGCCGCGATGGCAACCGGTTCAGCCGGCCGGGCCACAGCGACGAGCGGCCGCCGGCCAGCCGACAGGAGCCCGAACCCAGCGGCGAATCGGAAAGCTTCGGCGGCGACACTCCTCCGGACCTGCTCTGGGGCCGTCATGCCGCCCAGGCGGCTCTGGAAAGCGGCCGGCCGATTCACCGGGTCTGGTGCACGCCGGAGATGCGCTTCAGCCCCAAATTCCTGCAGCTGCTGCGGGAGGCCAAGGCCAGTGGTGTGCTGGTGGAGGAGGTCACCTGGGCCCGCCTCGGCCAGCTCACCAGCGGGGCCGTGCATCAAGGGATCGTGCTGCAGACCGCCGCGGCCGAAACCCTCGATCTGCCCAGCCTGATCGAGGGCTGTCGCGAGATCGGCGAACCGCCCCTGCTGATGGCCCTCGACAGCGTCACCGATCCCCACAACCTGGGCGCGATCGCCCGCAGCGCCGAAGCCCTCGGGGCCCACGGCCTGGTCCTGCCCCAACGCCGCAGCGCCGGCCTGACCGGCTCAGTGGCCAAGGTGGCCGCCGGCGCCCTCGAACATCTGCCGGTGGCCCGGGTGGTGAACCTCAACCGCGCCCTGGACACCCTCAAGAAGGAGGGCTATCGCGTCGTAGGCCTGGCCAGCGAAGGCAGCGTCACCCTCGAGGAGGCTGACCTGGATGGTCCGCTGGTGATCGTTACCGGCTCAGAAGGTGACGGGCTGTCGATGCTCACCCGCCGCTCCTGCGACCAGCTGGTGCGCATTCCCCTGCGGGGCGCCACCCCCAGTCTCAATGCCTCGGTGGCCACGGCCCTGATGCTCTACGAGGTGGCCCGCCGCAGCTGGATGAAGACCGTGCTGGGCTCCGCTCCGGCGCCGCGGATTGTGCGGCCGGCCCTGCCCAGTGCCGCAGCTGTCACCATGCCGGCTGTCTCCAGCGAACCAGAGTTGGACGACGAAGACGCACCCGAGGCAGCCGCATCCGCGCAACCTGTCGACAGCCAGGGACTGATCCAGGAGGCCATCAACTTGGTCGACACCCCTGATCCCGACCCTGCCGATCGCAGCACTCTCGATCTCGCCAATTCCCCGCTCGACACGGCCGAATTGGACCCAGCCCCCCTGGAGGCCGCCCCTCCAGAGTCTGCTCAGCTTGGGTCTCCCCTCCTGGGCACCGTCGGTCACGACGCTGCCGACCTCCCGATGGCCGGCACCAGTGCTGCCCTGGTCCATTCCGGTGGCAGCAGCGCTGCTGAGGATCACGGGCTGCAGGACCAGGGAGCTGGCACCCCGTTGGAGGATCCGGCCCCGGACGCGCTCGTCAGCGACGACTTCACCGCCTCCGAGACTGGTGATGCCTACGGCGCCGCTTCCGGCTTTGACGGAGATATCCGGCTCTGA
- a CDS encoding ribonuclease III domain-containing protein, with the protein MPLGPLQLAWLGDAVWELHQRRRHCDRAERSVTLHRAVVGAVKAEAQARALLRLEPLLDEQERDLVRRGRNRAGRGPRRGDSATYGQATGFETMVGWLFLQNPQRLAKLLDHLEETDP; encoded by the coding sequence ATGCCTCTCGGCCCCCTGCAGCTGGCCTGGCTCGGTGATGCCGTCTGGGAGCTGCACCAGCGACGGCGCCACTGCGACCGGGCCGAGCGCTCCGTCACCCTGCATCGGGCCGTGGTGGGAGCTGTGAAGGCGGAGGCCCAGGCCCGTGCCCTGCTGCGGCTTGAGCCGCTGCTGGACGAGCAGGAGCGCGACCTGGTGCGACGGGGTCGGAATCGGGCCGGTCGCGGGCCGCGGCGGGGTGATTCAGCCACCTACGGCCAGGCGACGGGATTTGAGACAATGGTGGGCTGGCTCTTTTTGCAGAATCCGCAGCGGCTCGCCAAGCTGCTCGATCACCTGGAGGAGACCGACCCATAA
- a CDS encoding STAS domain-containing protein, with protein MTGAGAINDLQRLTVSLRGGCERRSDCLLFHFTGQLDAYSDKQFNEFVVAQLTGEALPVVIDLSRIDFIDSSGLGALVQLAKQCTTDGTGFVVVGNARVVQTVKLVRLEAFLHLQPDLPTALASLATA; from the coding sequence GTGACGGGAGCTGGAGCGATCAACGACCTGCAACGACTCACGGTGTCCCTGCGCGGCGGTTGCGAGCGCCGCAGCGATTGTCTGCTGTTTCATTTCACCGGTCAGCTCGACGCCTACTCGGACAAGCAGTTCAACGAATTCGTCGTTGCCCAGCTCACCGGCGAGGCCCTGCCTGTGGTGATCGACCTCAGCCGGATCGATTTCATCGATTCCTCCGGCCTCGGCGCCCTGGTGCAGCTCGCCAAGCAGTGCACCACTGATGGCACCGGCTTCGTGGTGGTGGGCAACGCCCGCGTGGTGCAGACCGTGAAGCTGGTGCGGCTCGAAGCCTTCCTCCACCTGCAGCCCGACCTGCCCACGGCCCTGGCCAGCCTTGCCACCGCCTGA